The genomic interval CCTTCAGTTTAAAAATTGCAACTATACAGTGCTGGAATTCACAGAACCCTTAAAGAACGAAAGTCTTACAGCATATTGCAAAAGAATAGTTCATGAAATTTCCGGTAATAAAGAAATAGTGCTCATAGGAGTTTCCCTTGGCGGAATTATAGCCCAGGAACTTTCTAAATTAATTGATGTAAAAAAAATCATTCTCATCTCCAGCATTAAATCATCGAACGGAAAACCCTGGTATTACCTGATTGCAAAAATATTTCCATTCTACCGTGTTATACCCGATTCTCTTTTTAAATGGCTATGTGCTATATTAAGTCCGCTTTTCGGAACTAAGACAAAAGAGGATCGATTGCTGTATCAGCAGATGCTGCGTTCAAGCACTGCCAATTTTTTGAAGTGGGGAGTTAAAGCTGTGTTAAACTGGGAGCAGCAGGATACTATTCCAAATACTGTTTTGATTCACGGAAATAAGGACCATATTTTTCCTGTACGCTTCGTAAAACCGGATCATTTAATCGAGGGAGGGCAACATTTTATGATTGTACAAAAGCCGGCTGAAATCATGGAAATTGTAAATAAAATTTTACTGCAGACATGAATTTGCTTAATAATGCAGATTTAATTTTATATATCTTATAAAGCAATCAATCAGTAGAATTGTATTTTGAAGTCTGAATTGTTTTAATAAAAAATATGACTATACGCATTCTGGTTACCGGAGGCACTTTTGATAAGGAGTATGATGAGATTCATGGCAATCTTTATTTTAAGGAAACACACCTTAATGAAATGATACGCCTGGGGCGGTGCTCGGTGGATGTGGAAATAATTACCGTGATGATGATTGATAGCCTTGAAATGACTGATTCCGACCGTGAAATTATTGTTCGCTATTGTCAAAAATGTGAAGAAACCAATATTGTAATCACACATGGCACAGATACGATGGAGGTAACCGCAAAAATTTTAGGTGAGGCAAATATTCCCAAAACCATTGTGCTTACAGGTGCTATGATTCCTTATAAATTTGGAAGCTCTGACGGGTTTTTTAATTTAGGAAGCGCTATTGCTTTTGTTCAAACCCTTAAGTCGGGTGTATATGTTGCAATGAATGGAAGAAACTTTGACTGGAATAATGTCCATAAGAACAAAACAACAGGCATGTTTGAAGAACTGAATTTATAAAATTAATTTAGTTGTTTATCGCTTATCTCAACCACATTTTAAGTATTAAAGCTCTCTTCCAAGCTTTTTATAACACTTAATAAACAGTTCGGCATCATTCCAAAGGGAGTAATCTTTTGCATACAGAAGATTAATTCTTGATAGAGAAGCACCATTCAAAGCAGCAGTCTTCAATTCATCTATTGGAGTTATAATTCCCTTTTTTATTCGCGGCAGTTTTTCATGCTGCATTTCGTTATCCGCATATCCTACCCAGCTCCTTCTTCCTGAAAGAACCAATAGCATATTTAGTAAAAGACCAAAAGTGTTTTTTATTATAAAAATGCTAACAGGTAATGTAAGCAGTAAAAAAAAAGTACCGGCAATATCGAACAGCCGTTTGCTCCTTTTATTAAAAGAGGAAGAAATGGCAAGCTTAACATCTATCGTGTAAAGCTCGCCCGGATCATCTTTTGAATTACTCCCTATAATGCTCATGGAATCTTCAGGAACAATTTTATATTCCTTTTCAGAACCCAGCAAGGTCATCCATTCTATAATTTGACGGGAAGAAACATCGCGTGAGCAGAAGATGATTTCATCGATCTTATAGATCGTTACTATTT from Chitinophagales bacterium carries:
- a CDS encoding alpha/beta hydrolase, translated to MEVVLIPGLGGDRRLFKNLQFKNCNYTVLEFTEPLKNESLTAYCKRIVHEISGNKEIVLIGVSLGGIIAQELSKLIDVKKIILISSIKSSNGKPWYYLIAKIFPFYRVIPDSLFKWLCAILSPLFGTKTKEDRLLYQQMLRSSTANFLKWGVKAVLNWEQQDTIPNTVLIHGNKDHIFPVRFVKPDHLIEGGQHFMIVQKPAEIMEIVNKILLQT
- a CDS encoding asparaginase, with product MTIRILVTGGTFDKEYDEIHGNLYFKETHLNEMIRLGRCSVDVEIITVMMIDSLEMTDSDREIIVRYCQKCEETNIVITHGTDTMEVTAKILGEANIPKTIVLTGAMIPYKFGSSDGFFNLGSAIAFVQTLKSGVYVAMNGRNFDWNNVHKNKTTGMFEELNL